In Bacillus methanolicus, the following proteins share a genomic window:
- a CDS encoding DUF1934 domain-containing protein — translation MLPLPLRPAEQMPVKIKIKTEIHQDGNKETFELITFGRYYQKGESSFLQYEEVLEEGRINTTVKISGQEVLILRSGAVKMRMRFQEQKTFAGTYETPYGVLQTSASTKRINQSLYNNTGSLELVYDLQMQGQDSGTYHMTIRYEEE, via the coding sequence GTGTTGCCGTTGCCACTTCGTCCAGCGGAACAAATGCCTGTTAAAATTAAGATAAAAACTGAAATTCACCAAGATGGAAATAAAGAAACTTTTGAACTTATTACATTTGGGCGATATTATCAAAAAGGCGAAAGCTCCTTTTTGCAATATGAAGAAGTATTGGAAGAAGGCCGAATTAACACAACCGTAAAAATATCCGGACAGGAAGTCCTCATTTTAAGAAGCGGAGCTGTTAAAATGAGAATGAGGTTCCAAGAGCAAAAAACGTTTGCCGGAACATACGAAACGCCTTATGGAGTCCTGCAAACTTCTGCTTCTACCAAAAGAATAAACCAATCACTATATAATAATACCGGTTCCCTTGAGCTTGTTTACGATTTGCAAATGCAAGGCCAAGACTCGGGTACATATCATATGACAATCCGATATGAGGAGGAATGA